From Buchnera aphidicola (Aphis helianthi), the proteins below share one genomic window:
- the glnS gene encoding glutamine--tRNA ligase, whose amino-acid sequence MKTQINKYSNNFIYNIINEDFKKNKCSLLHTRFPPEPNGYLHIGHAKSICLNFELASLYNGYCNLRFDDTNPVKENIKYINAIINDITWLGYKWNKKIYYSSEYFSELYKYAKELIKKNLAYVDQLTKKQIREYRGTLVIPGKNSPYRNRSIEENLQLFKEMKKGYFNPGEACLRAKIDMSSPNIIMRDPVLYRVIFEKHHQTKHQWCIYPMYDFAHCISDSIEGITHSFCTLEFQDNKCLYNWILENTSVLNRPKQYEFARLNLKYSILSKRKIKILIEKKIINDWDDPRIQTISGLRRKGYTPSSIRKFCEKIGVTKQNNLIEFSMLEYCIRNELNENAIRTMAVLEPIKLYLYNIDDNYQENFIVPNHPKKPELGNHEITFTNTIYIEREDFKEKYENNYKRLKIGQEIRLRYSYIIKAEKIEKDKYGNIIQIICFCDLNTLGKKPINRKNPSVIHWISVKNSFSSEFRLYEKLFNIHNPEQEQNFLSFLNPNSMIIKHGFIEKQISEKIKKHINDIKNKNINLFFQFERVGYFCIDLIDSKKNKLIFNRTVSLRDTWNLKKQLI is encoded by the coding sequence ATGAAAACTCAAATTAACAAATACAGTAATAATTTTATTTATAATATTATTAACGAAGATTTTAAAAAAAATAAATGTTCGCTATTACATACTCGTTTTCCTCCAGAACCAAATGGATATCTCCATATTGGACATGCTAAATCAATATGCTTAAATTTTGAACTTGCAAGTTTATACAATGGATATTGTAATCTTCGTTTCGACGATACTAATCCTGTTAAAGAAAATATTAAATATATCAATGCTATTATAAATGATATTACATGGTTAGGTTACAAATGGAATAAAAAAATTTATTATTCTTCTGAATATTTTTCGGAACTATATAAGTATGCAAAAGAACTAATTAAAAAAAATTTAGCATATGTAGATCAATTAACCAAAAAACAAATACGTGAATACAGAGGGACATTAGTTATCCCTGGTAAAAATAGTCCTTATAGAAATAGAAGTATTGAAGAAAATTTACAACTATTTAAAGAAATGAAAAAAGGATATTTTAATCCAGGTGAAGCATGCTTACGTGCTAAAATTGATATGAGTTCTCCAAATATTATCATGCGGGATCCTGTACTTTATCGAGTTATTTTTGAAAAACACCATCAAACAAAGCATCAATGGTGTATTTATCCTATGTATGACTTTGCACATTGTATTTCTGATTCAATAGAAGGTATTACACATTCTTTTTGTACTTTAGAATTTCAAGACAATAAATGTTTATATAATTGGATTTTAGAAAATACTAGTGTTTTAAATCGTCCTAAACAATATGAATTTGCTAGATTAAATTTAAAATATTCAATTCTATCAAAAAGAAAAATAAAAATACTAATTGAAAAAAAAATAATTAATGATTGGGACGATCCTAGAATACAAACTATTTCTGGATTAAGAAGAAAAGGATATACACCATCTTCTATTAGAAAGTTTTGTGAAAAAATTGGTGTTACTAAACAAAATAATTTAATAGAGTTTTCTATGTTAGAATATTGTATTAGAAATGAATTAAATGAAAACGCTATACGTACTATGGCTGTTTTAGAACCAATAAAATTATATTTATATAATATTGATGATAACTATCAAGAAAATTTTATAGTTCCAAATCATCCTAAAAAACCAGAATTAGGTAATCATGAAATTACTTTTACTAATACTATATATATTGAAAGAGAAGATTTTAAAGAAAAATACGAAAACAATTATAAAAGATTAAAAATTGGACAAGAAATACGTTTAAGATATTCATATATAATTAAAGCAGAAAAAATAGAAAAAGATAAATATGGAAATATTATACAAATAATATGTTTTTGTGATCTTAATACGCTAGGAAAAAAACCAATTAATAGAAAAAACCCATCAGTAATACATTGGATTTCAGTAAAAAATTCGTTTTCATCAGAATTTAGATTATACGAAAAATTATTTAATATACATAATCCAGAACAAGAGCAAAATTTTTTATCTTTTCTAAATCCTAATTCAATGATTATTAAACATGGTTTTATCGAAAAACAAATAAGCGAAAAAATAAAAAAACACATAAATGACATTAAAAATAAAAATATAAACTTATTTTTTCAATTTGAAAGAGTGGGATATTTTTGTATAGATTTAATTGATTCAAAAAAAAATAAATTAATATTTAATAGAACTGTCAGTTTACGAGATACATGGAATTTAAAAAAACAATTAATATAA